The Papio anubis isolate 15944 chromosome 1, Panubis1.0, whole genome shotgun sequence genome window below encodes:
- the CCN1 gene encoding CCN family member 1, translating into MSSRIAKALAFAVTLLHLTRLALSTCPAACHCPLEAPKCAPGVGLVRDGCGCCKVCAKQLNEDCSKTQPCDHTKGLECNFGASSTALKGICRAQSEGRPCEYNSRIYQNGESFQPNCKHQCTCIDGAVGCIPLCPQELSLPNLGCPNPRLVKVTGQCCEEWVCDEDSVKDPMDDQDGLLGKELGFDASEVELTRNNELIAVGKGSSLKRLPVFGMEPRILYNPLHGQKCIVQTTSWSQCSKTCGTGISTRVTNDNPECRLVKETRICEVRPCGQPVYSSLKKGKKCSKTKKSPEPVRFTYAGCSSVKKYRPKYCGSCVDGRCCTPQLTRTVKMRFRCEDGETFSKNVMMIQSCKCNYNCPHANEAAFPFYRLFNDIHKFRD; encoded by the exons ATGAGCTCCCGCATCGCCAAGGCGCTCGCCTTCGCCGTCACCCTTCTCCACCTGACCAGACTG GCGCTCTCCACCTGCCCCGCCGCCTGCCACTGCCCCCTGGAGGCGCCCAAGTGCGCGCCGGGAGTTGGGCTGGTCCGGGACGGCTGTGGCTGCTGTAAGGTCTGCGCCAAGCAGCTCAACGAGGACTGCAGCAAAACGCAGCCCTGCGACCACACCAAGGGGCTGGAATGCAACTTCGGCGCCAGCTCCACCGCTCTGAAGGGGATCTGCAGAG CTCAGTCAGAGGGCAGACCCTGTGAATATAACTCCAGAATCTACCAAAACGGGGAAAGTTTCCAGCCCAACTGTAAACATCAGTGCACATGTATTGATGGCGCCGTGGGCTGCATTCCTCTGTGTCCCCAAGAACTGTCTCTCCCCAACTTGGGCTGTCCCAACCCCCGGCTGGTCAAAGTTACCGGGCAGTGCTGCGAGGAGTGGGTCTGTGACGAGGATAGTGTCAAGGACCCCATGGACGACCAGGATGGCCTCCTTGGCAAGGAGCTGGGATTCGATGCCTCCGAGGTGGAGTTGACGAGAAACAATGAATTGATTGCAGTTGGAAAAGGCAGCTCACTGAAGCGGCTCCCTG TTTTTGGAATGGAGCCTCGCATCCTATACAACCCTTTACATGGCCAGAAATGTATTGTTCAAACAACTTCATGGTCCCAGTGCTCAAAGACCTGTGGAACTGGTATCTCCACACGAGTTACCAATGACAACCCCGAGTGCCGCCTTGTGAAAGAAACTCGGATTTGTGAGGTGCGGCCTTGTGGACAGCCAGTGTACAGCAGCCTGAAA AAGGGCAAGAAATGCAGCAAGACCAAGAAATCCCCCGAACCAGTTAGGTTTACTTACGCTGGATGTTCGAGTGTGAAGAAATACCGGCCGAAGTACTGCGGTTCCTGCGTGGACGGCCGATGCTGCACACCCCAGCTGACCAGGACTGTGAAGATGCGGTTCCGCTGCGAAGATGGGGAGACATTTTCCAAGAACGTCATGATGATCCAGTCCTGCAAATGCAACTACAACTGCCCGCATGCCAATGAAGCAGCATTTCCCTTCTACAGGCTGTTCAATGACATTCACAAATTTAGGGACTAA